The proteins below come from a single Ictidomys tridecemlineatus isolate mIctTri1 chromosome 8, mIctTri1.hap1, whole genome shotgun sequence genomic window:
- the Mcur1 gene encoding mitochondrial calcium uniporter regulator 1 isoform X1, giving the protein MDCGSVAGERPKHSLSRRRLLLFLPSGRGESLGGRGTPTRRCVSPLPCGLGSLRPLLLLLLVPSPRLVAAAPRRPLADWGRSRPGPAVPAAGRGGAWRCALGRAGAGGALHLGRGVAAALASCRRELSLSAGCLQLEHRRTEFTSSGIRNLYFDTHAVVCLLEENGFTTQQAEIIVSALVKIMETNMNIVYKDMVTKVQQEITLQQIMSKIANVKKDMIILEKSEFSALRAENEKIELELHQLKQQVMDEMIKVRTDTKLDFNLEKSRVKELYTLNERKLLELRTEIMELHAQQDRALTQTDRKIETEVAGLKTMLESHKLDTIKYLAGSVFTCLTVALGFYRLWM; this is encoded by the exons ATGGACTGCGGCTCCGTCGCGGGCGAGAGACCGAAGCACTCGCTGAGCCGCCGGCGGCTCCTGCTCTTCCTGCCCTCGGGCCGCGGCGAAAGCCTGGGCGGCCGCGGAACCCCCACGCGCCGCTGCGTTTCCCCGCTGCCGTGCGGGCTGGGGTCGCTGCggcccctgctcctcctcctgctcgtACCCTCCCCGCGGCTGGTCGCCGCCGCCCCGCGCAGGCCCCTGGCCGACTGGGGGCGCTCGCGTCCTGGCCCCGCCGTCCCCGCGGCCGGGCGCGGCGGCGCGTGGAGGTGCGCGCTGGGCCGCGCGGGCGCGGGCGGCGCCCTCCACCTAGGCCGCGGCGTGGCGGCCGCGCTGGCTTCGTGCAGGAGAG AGCTGAGCCTGTCTGCGGGGTGCCTGCAGCTGGAGCACAGGAGGACCGAGTTCACCTCCTCTGGGATTAGGAACCTCTACTTTGACACCCATGCCGTGGTGTGCCTGCTGGAAGAAAATG GTTTTACTACTCAACAAGCAGAAATCATTGTCTCTGCACTGGTCAAGATCATGGAGACCAATATGAACATCGTCTACAAAGACATGGTCACCAAGGTACAGCAG gAGATCACTCTTCAACAAATAATGTCTAAGATTGCTAATGTGAAAAAGGATATGATCATTTTGGAGAAGAGTGAATTTTCAGCTCTCAGAGCAGAAAATGAG aaaatagaacttGAACTACATCAATTAAAGCAACAAGTAATG GATGAAATGATCAAAGTCCGGACAGATACCAAATTAGACTTCAATCTGGAAAAAAGCAGAGTAAAAGAATTG TACACATTGAACGAAAGGAAGCTGCTGGAATTGAGGACAGAAATCATGGAATTG CATGCCCAGCAGGATCGCGCCCTGACGCAGACAGATAGGAAGATAGAAACAGAGGTGGCTGGCCTCAAAACCATGCTTGAGTCGCACAAGCTCGACACCATCAAGTATCTAGCAG gGTCTGTATTTACATGCCTGACAGTAGCTCTGGGATTTTATCGCCTGTGGATGTAA
- the Mcur1 gene encoding mitochondrial calcium uniporter regulator 1 isoform X2, whose product MDCGSVAGERPKHSLSRRRLLLFLPSGRGESLGGRGTPTRRCVSPLPCGLGSLRPLLLLLLVPSPRLVAAAPRRPLADWGRSRPGPAVPAAGRGGAWRCALGRAGAGGALHLGRGVAAALASCRRELSLSAGCLQLEHRRTEFTSSGIRNLYFDTHAVVCLLEENGFTTQQAEIIVSALVKIMETNMNIVYKDMVTKVQQEITLQQIMSKIANVKKDMIILEKSEFSALRAENEKIELELHQLKQQVMDEMIKVRTDTKLDFNLEKSRVKELYTLNERKLLELRTEIMELKKAVNHQHGLEITSRQAGSLLDYLRLHFSVRGREHSHCIEGRLAS is encoded by the exons ATGGACTGCGGCTCCGTCGCGGGCGAGAGACCGAAGCACTCGCTGAGCCGCCGGCGGCTCCTGCTCTTCCTGCCCTCGGGCCGCGGCGAAAGCCTGGGCGGCCGCGGAACCCCCACGCGCCGCTGCGTTTCCCCGCTGCCGTGCGGGCTGGGGTCGCTGCggcccctgctcctcctcctgctcgtACCCTCCCCGCGGCTGGTCGCCGCCGCCCCGCGCAGGCCCCTGGCCGACTGGGGGCGCTCGCGTCCTGGCCCCGCCGTCCCCGCGGCCGGGCGCGGCGGCGCGTGGAGGTGCGCGCTGGGCCGCGCGGGCGCGGGCGGCGCCCTCCACCTAGGCCGCGGCGTGGCGGCCGCGCTGGCTTCGTGCAGGAGAG AGCTGAGCCTGTCTGCGGGGTGCCTGCAGCTGGAGCACAGGAGGACCGAGTTCACCTCCTCTGGGATTAGGAACCTCTACTTTGACACCCATGCCGTGGTGTGCCTGCTGGAAGAAAATG GTTTTACTACTCAACAAGCAGAAATCATTGTCTCTGCACTGGTCAAGATCATGGAGACCAATATGAACATCGTCTACAAAGACATGGTCACCAAGGTACAGCAG gAGATCACTCTTCAACAAATAATGTCTAAGATTGCTAATGTGAAAAAGGATATGATCATTTTGGAGAAGAGTGAATTTTCAGCTCTCAGAGCAGAAAATGAG aaaatagaacttGAACTACATCAATTAAAGCAACAAGTAATG GATGAAATGATCAAAGTCCGGACAGATACCAAATTAGACTTCAATCTGGAAAAAAGCAGAGTAAAAGAATTG TACACATTGAACGAAAGGAAGCTGCTGGAATTGAGGACAGAAATCATGGAATTG AAGAAAGCTGTAAATCACCAACATGGACTAGAAATAACGTCAAGGCAAGCAGGGTCACTTTTGGATTACCTAAGACTGCACTTCTCTGTCAGAGGAAGGGAACACAGTCATTGTATTGAGGGCAGACTGGCTTCGTAA